The Flavobacteriales bacterium DNA segment CAGAGTAACCTATTTGAAGAATAAAACACAGTAAATCATGATGTTTAACCGATACTTGAATAGAGCCCTTGGACTTTTCGTTGCCTTGACGATGATCTCCTTCTTGGCAGAAGCAAAGGAGTACGAAGGCAAGAGCAATTCGAATAAGAAGAGCAAAGCTTCAGCCTCTGCGCTTTCCAAGATGGCCGATTGTAATCCCCCTATTGCCTATACCGAGTTCGCATTGAACAACGTGCGTTTCGGACTTGAGGCCGGTGGTCAGATCTGGGAGGACAATGGAGATGCTTCTTATGAAGTGCCTAAAGTGGATCCAGAATCTGGTGAAATCTCTATTCACTCACTGTATGCAGGTGCGCTTTGGATCGGAGGATATTCTCCAGATGGTCAGTTGAAATTGGCTGCGGTCACCTATCGTTCAGGTGGGGGAACGGATTTCTTCAATGGTCCACTTTCCAACAATGGTTTCGCCACTGCAGATTTCTGTAACACGACTGGATATTCGGAGTTCGATGCCCACTTCCCAACAGGAAATACGGCTCCCGATTTCGATGTTAGACGTCCATCAGGGGTCAGCCGCACAGATGTGCAGATTCATAGAGCCTATTTCCAGTGTATCAACGATCCTGATTGTGACGTAGATGAACTCTTTCCTGATGGCTACTCCATGCCGGATTATTTCAATAACTGGCCTGGTTACAATTCCGATCCGAACTACTCGGCCTATCTGGCTCCGTATTGGGACTTTGATGGCAATGGACTGTATGAGCCTAGCCAAGGGGATTATCCATGGTTCGATCTGGACAATGCGATTGACTGTAAGACACGTCAGGTGACAGACCCACTTCCTCTCTTCGGTGATGAGGCCATCTGGTGGGTTTTCAATGACAATGGAGGAATCCACACTGAGACAGGTGGTCAGCAGATCGGTATGGAGATCCAAGCACAAGCATTTGCTTACACCACTACGGACGAGATCAACAACATGACCTTCTATAACTATGTACTGATCAACAGAGGTACGCAGACTCTAGATGAGTGCTACTTCGGTCAGTGGGTGGATCCAGACGTGGGATGTCCTACGGATGACTATGTGGGTTGTGATGTTCAGCGTGGACTGGGATATACCTATAACGGTGATGAGAACGATGCGGCTTGTGATGGTGTACCTGGATACGATGTTCTACCTCCAGCTGTAGGGATCGACTTCTTTGAAGGTCCTTTCCAGGATCCTGATGGATATGATAACCCTCTGACCACCGATCTACAGATCGTGAATGATTCGCTCGGTATTCCTTATGAAGGTATCGGGATTGGATACGGTGATGGTGTAGTGGACAATGAGCGTTTCGGAATGAGAAGATTCGTCTACTATAACCGAGATGACCAAACAACTACTCCTGCTATCAATGGAGAGCCGGATATCGCTATCGAATTTTACAGTTACTTGGATGGTATCTGGATGAACGGTGAGCCCATGACCTATGGAGGTAATGGAGTAGGAGGATCGGTCCAGACAGACTATATGTTCCCAGGACTTACAGACCCGGTCGGATTCGCAACGGAAGGTTCTGTGACCAATGACAACTGGACTGAAGGTTCAGAAGGGAATGAGCCGGGTGATAGACGTTTTATCCAGTCAGCGGGTAAATTCCGTCTGGAGCCAGGAGAATTCAATAATATCACAGTAGGAGTGGTGTGGGTACGTCCCTTCGCCAATACAGAAGTTACCTTGAACTCATTGAGGATTGCCGATGACAAAGCGCAATCACTCTTCGACAACTGTTTCCGTATCCTGAGTGGACCGGATGCTCCGGACCTCGCGGCACAAGAACTCGATAAAACCATCATCTTGTATGTGTCCAATGAGAATCCTACATCGAACAACTTTCGTGAGTCTTACGGTTTCCCTAGTGAATTCGCTTTCGACCCACTGATTCCGGACATCACTTCAGAGGGTGAGGAGATTCCGATTGAAGATCAGTACTACGAGTTCCAAGGGTACAAGATCTTCCAATTGAAAGATGCATCTGTTTCCTCTGCCGAGCTGGGTGATCCAGACCGCGCTCGTTTGATCTTCCAGACCGATATCCAAGATGGAGTGGATCAGATCGTCAACTATGTGGACGATCCGCAGTTGGGGATGAAAGTGCCTGTTGAAGCAGTCAATGGTTCGGATGACGGCATCCGTCACTCTTTCATTGTCACTAGAGATGCCTTCTCTACGGAAGGTCCTGATCTGGTCAATTTCAAGAAGTACTACTTCATGGCTGTAGCCTATGCCTACAACAACTATGAGGAATATAATTCATTCGCATTCACAGGACAGCCATTGCCTTACCTGGAGTCTCGTAAGACAGCTACTGGAGGTATTCCGGTAGTGACTGCCATTCCGCATGATCCTACATTGGAGAATGGAGGAACCGTATTCAACTCGGATTTCGGTGACATTGTACCTGTGACCCGTATCGAGGGTGAAGGGAACGGTGGAAATGTGGTCGATATCACAGATGAGACCAAGTTGAATCTCCTCAATAGTGAATTCAATATCGTAGATGAGTTGGAGTATGTCCGTAACTCATCACCGATCAATATCCGCGTGGTCGATCCTTTGCGTGTGCGGTCTGCGGAATTCAATCTCGGATTGATCCCCAATGATCCAGACTTGAGTGTGGATGATGTTGCAGACGAATTCGAGTTGGAGGACACTGATAATATAGGTTGGTATCTGGTCGACCTGGCCAATACGAATGACACGATATTCTCGAACAATACTCTGGAAATAGGAGGAGAGCAACTCGTGCTTGACTACGGTATCTCGATCGATATCGAACAGTACGAGTACATCCGTATTCCGGATTCGTCCAATGAACTCCCTGATTTCTTGGAGGCTTCATTGACATTCGATGATCCAGAGAAGAACTGGTTGACAGGAGTTCCTGATACAGATAATCAGACGGAACAGAACTGGATTCGATCAGGTTCCAATACAGAAGCTCAAGATGGAGATCCCGGTGATCCTCAGCAGGAAGCCTATTACTTGGACTTCAACAACATCGACCCGAACGAAGAGTATGAGAGTGTTCTAGGTGGTACGGTATCGCCATGGCATTTAGGTGCGCAGTCTTGGACTGGACCTGCATTTATAGATGAGACTTTCCAGGTTCCGAGTTCTACCCGTATGACGGATCTGAACAATGTAGATGTGGTATTCACCAGTAACAAGGATCACTGGACTCGTGTCCCGGTCTTGGAGAATCAACATTTCCCATCAGAGGCTGCAGGTCAACAGCAGAAGAACAAAGCACGAATTGCACTCTCTGTCGATAAGAACGGTAAGAATCAGCTGAACGGAGGAGATTATGACGAGTGTACGATGAATGGGCTACAGCTCATGACTCAAGACATGCTCGATGACCTTTCCACTGGAGAGAAGGATCGCTATAAACTTGCCGCTTGGCCTACGGATGATCCGGATACACATGCAGATGAAGAACTGCTGGACCTAAGCTTCGGTATGGGTTGGTTCCCAGGTTATGCAGTGGATGTGGAATCAGGTGAGCGATTGAATATGGCGTTCTCTGAGAATAGTGCACTAGCCTTGGAGAATGGTCGCGATATGATCTGGAATCCTACCTCCACTATCTGGAATGATGGTGGATTCGGGACCTTCAATCCGACCAATGCACGATTCGGTGGTATGCACTACATCTATGTCTTCAGGAACTTCAGAAGGCAGGATACCCGTGATGAGCGTATGACGCATTACGACAACGCTACCTACCTCTATCATAACATCAATGAGGGGAATACAGAGCGTAAGCGAGTATTCAGGGCCTGTACCTGGGTCATGCTTCCATTGTTGAATGATGGCTTCGATCTTCTATCCGTTGAAGAAGGACTGATTCCTTCTGACGCTCTACTTAGATTGAGAGTGGCAAAACCGTATGCTAGGTATGCTACCATAGAGACGGTCTATGAAGATTACCCGTATGTGGATGAGGACGAGTTATGGACACAGCAATTCCCATACTTCTTCTGGGATGAGGAAAGTGGAGTGATCGAGCCCGATGAGTTCGATGCGAGTGACTTCCCTAGCACCAATCCGACTCAACCTGCTTACCATATCAATGAGAATGATTGGTTCCCGTACTATCGATTCGACACCAAGGATTTCGCTACAGAAATGAATGTGAATTCTGTACTTGTGGAGTCCATGGAGATGAATGAGATCAATGTGGTACCTAATCCATACTATGGTTCTTCTGACTACGAACTGTCGAGATTGGATAACCGCGTTAAGATCATCAATCTACCCGCAGACAAGATAGCTCGTGTGCGTATCTATGATGCAGGTGGAATACTGGTCAGGACGATCGAGAAGGAAAGCCCAACGACATTCGTTGATTGGGACCTGAAGAATGAAAGGAATGTACCTATCGCAGGTGGAGTACATATCTTCCATATCGAAGTAGAAGGAGTAGGCGAGAAAGTCGTGAAGTGGTTCGGTGTCATGCGCCCGATCGACCTAGATAACTTCTGATACCATAGACCAAAGCATTGAATTCTATTTGTTGAATAGACAGAAAACGACCATGATGAAGAAAAGAATAGCAGCCGTTCTACTAGCAGGATTGATGATTCCGTGTGGACTCTTGGCCGGGAATGAAGACAGGATAGGTACCGCAGGTGGTACTCAACTCCTGATCAACCCTTGGGCCAGATCATCGGCCTTGGCCAGTTCAAATGTGGCTTCGGTCATCGGTATCGAAGGTTCATTCATGAATGTAGCAGGACTTGCCTTTACACGTAAGACCGAGATGATGTTCACCAATACAGATTGGATGAGCGGATCGGATATATCCATCAATTCGATCGGATTGGCTCAACGTGTAGGAGAGTCATCTGTACTCGGTATTTCGGTCATGTCTCTCGATTACGGTGATTTCATCACTGCCACTACCGATGTACCAGAAGGTGATGGTTCTACGTTTGCAGTCAATAGCTTGACTATCGGGCTCTCCTATGCCAAGGAGTTCTCCAATAGTATCTATGGTGGAATGACGGTGAAGGTGCTGTCAGAATCCATGTTCAACGCGAGCACCTCTGGTATTGCTTTTGACGCGGGTATCAAGTATGTGACCGGTGAGCAGGATCAGATCAAATTCGGGATTGCACTGAAGAATGTAGGTCCTCCGATCTCCTTTGCCGGAGATGGACTTTCATTCCAGACTACGCTCAATAATGGAAACATTGCCACAGCTGAGACGAGGAGTGCAGAACATGAGATTCCTTCGTTGATCCAGATCGGTGCTGCCTATGATTTCCTACTGAATGAGAATCATACGATCACGACCAATGCTGCGTTCGTATCCAATGCATTCTCTCGTGACAACTACAATGTTGGTGTCGAGTATGCCTTCAAGAATCTGTTCATGCTACGTGGAGGATACTCCTTCGACCAAGCAGATGATTCAAGTACAGATGCTGCAACGTTCCTGACAGGACTTACAGCTGGTCTATCCATTCAAGCGCCTATTGGTAAGGATGGTGGCTCTATCGGAGTTGACTATACCTATCGCGATACCTCTCCATTTGATGGGGTCCACAGCATAGGTGCACGCATAGACATCTGATTATCAGTCTATAGAATCTAAGAATTACGTATTTTCACAGTGAGAAGGCCCCTCGAGGGGTTTTCTCATTTTTTGTCACTAATCAACACACATGGGTCAGTTAGCGTACTATACCGAGGAAGGACTTCAGAATCTGAAGAACGAACTGAAGCAATTGGAAACAGTAGAACGTCCCAAGATCTCTCAGCAGATAGCAGAAGCTCGGGACAAGGGAGACCTCTCTGAGAATGCCGAGTATGACGCGGCAAAAGAAGCGCAAGGTCTACTGGAGATGCGTATCGCCAAATTGAAAGAGACCATCGCAAATGCCCGTTTGGTAGATGAGACCCAGGTGGATGATAGTAAGGCCTTCATCCTGTCTACGGTGACCATCAAGAACAAAAGCAATGGGATGGAGATGAGCTACACACTGGTAGCTGAGAACGAGGCCGATCTGGCCGCTAAGAAGATCTCTGTCGATTCTCCCATCGGAAAGGGGCTTCTTGGCAAGGAAGTGGGCGACATAGCTGAGATAGAGACTCCGGGTGGAGCCATGCAATTCGAGATCATCAGAATATCTCGCTGATGGCATCCATCTTCTCACAGATAGTGGCCGGTGATATTCCATGCTATCGAGTCATGGAAGATGACAGGTATCTGGCGTTCTTGGATATCAATCCCTTGACTCCGGGACATACGTTGGTCATACCGAAACAGGAGGTAGACTACATCTTCGATCTGGATGACGATCAATTGACTGGACTGCATCTATTCGCCAAGAAGGTGGCGCTGAAGATGAACAAGGTACTGACCTGTGAGCGGATAGGCGTGTGTGTCATCGGTCTAGAAGTGCCTCATGCCCATATCCACCTCATTCCCATCAACCATGTCTCAGACATGGATTTCTCCAAGCCTAAGCTGGAGATAGCAGCAGACAAGATGAAAGAGCTGGCTGAGAAGATTTCCCAGGCCTGATCCTGATCAGAGAATACGATCCGAGTTCTTCTTGATGAAGCTACTCCATCCACCAGAATTTCCCTTGACCAGTCCTATTCCCTGATTGGAATAATGATGACATATCGCTGCAGCCAAGCCGTCAGTAGCGTCATGTTCTTTTGGTAGATCGTCCAATTGAAGGATGGAGCGAAGCATTGCAGCTACCTGCTCTTTGCTCGAAGCACCGTTGCCGGTAATGGCTTGTTTGATCCTACGTGGAGCATATTCCATATAGGGCACATCCCGGCTGAGTGCTGCAGCTATCGCTATCCCTTGTGCACGTCCTAATTTGAGCATACTCTGCACATTCTTTCCATAGAATGGTGCCTCGATAGAAAGCTGATCGGGATGATAGGTGTCGATGAGTTGGACCATGCGGTCGAAGATGTTCTTCAATCGGATCGAGTGGTCATCTACTTTGTTCAGTTTGATACATCCTGCGGTCACCATCTGTACCTTGTTTCCTTCCACCAAGATAATCCCGTAACCCATGACACTGGTACCAGGATCCACACCCAGTATGACCGACTCTTTTGGGATACGCGACATGTAGTCAAAGATACACACGTCCATTGCGCGGAATGCGATTAGCTTTGAGGTTATGGGTATGCTCGTGTGTATTGCTGGATTGACTTATCTCGCTTTCATCGGAATACTCCATCTGGGATGGTCCAAAGCCACTCAAGAGCCATCGACTGACCTGTCCTCCCAAAGAGAAGTGTTGGAGCTTACCATTGTGATTCCGTTCAGAAATGAGGTCAAGAACATCGGATTTTTGCTGAACGACCTGATTGCTTGTGAGATTCCGAAGAACACCAAGCTGCATATCAAATGGGTTGATGACGGAAGCGATGACGGAAGCACCGTTTT contains these protein-coding regions:
- a CDS encoding PorV/PorQ family protein; the encoded protein is MNRQKTTMMKKRIAAVLLAGLMIPCGLLAGNEDRIGTAGGTQLLINPWARSSALASSNVASVIGIEGSFMNVAGLAFTRKTEMMFTNTDWMSGSDISINSIGLAQRVGESSVLGISVMSLDYGDFITATTDVPEGDGSTFAVNSLTIGLSYAKEFSNSIYGGMTVKVLSESMFNASTSGIAFDAGIKYVTGEQDQIKFGIALKNVGPPISFAGDGLSFQTTLNNGNIATAETRSAEHEIPSLIQIGAAYDFLLNENHTITTNAAFVSNAFSRDNYNVGVEYAFKNLFMLRGGYSFDQADDSSTDAATFLTGLTAGLSIQAPIGKDGGSIGVDYTYRDTSPFDGVHSIGARIDI
- the greA gene encoding transcription elongation factor GreA produces the protein MGQLAYYTEEGLQNLKNELKQLETVERPKISQQIAEARDKGDLSENAEYDAAKEAQGLLEMRIAKLKETIANARLVDETQVDDSKAFILSTVTIKNKSNGMEMSYTLVAENEADLAAKKISVDSPIGKGLLGKEVGDIAEIETPGGAMQFEIIRISR
- a CDS encoding HIT family protein, yielding MASIFSQIVAGDIPCYRVMEDDRYLAFLDINPLTPGHTLVIPKQEVDYIFDLDDDQLTGLHLFAKKVALKMNKVLTCERIGVCVIGLEVPHAHIHLIPINHVSDMDFSKPKLEIAADKMKELAEKISQA
- the ruvC gene encoding crossover junction endodeoxyribonuclease RuvC translates to MSRIPKESVILGVDPGTSVMGYGIILVEGNKVQMVTAGCIKLNKVDDHSIRLKNIFDRMVQLIDTYHPDQLSIEAPFYGKNVQSMLKLGRAQGIAIAAALSRDVPYMEYAPRRIKQAITGNGASSKEQVAAMLRSILQLDDLPKEHDATDGLAAAICHHYSNQGIGLVKGNSGGWSSFIKKNSDRIL